GAACTATATTATCATTGTTCTGTAAAGAAATAAGTAATATCTTATTGAACATAATATATGAAGATGCTATatttacaacaacaaacattattGATTGTTTATTGACGCTTTAATGCATCATCCATACAGTTTCTTAAACTCACTAAATTGTATTAGATTTAATTGTTCTATTTGTTTTGGCACAGCGCAGCATTTCAAATGTTATAATAGGTTATTATAGTAGTGTGAAGAAACATGATACGTACGGTACTAGTTAAATTGAACAACACTGAAGTTTGTCCAACCTAACGGCATTATTATGGAACAAATTAAACACAACttatttttttaactaaatacaaatattaacatAACAGAAAATAAGAAGAGCACTATTATTTAATAATGCTTTATTCTTAGTATTTATTTAGGCACATATTCAAGATGTACCAACATGTATCTAATAGCAACGGCTTTAATTGAAAACAAAGCATAACAGAGTATAATTATGAAGTGTATGCAAACTCACATGATTATTATGGCACAAAAatgaatatcaataataatttaacaaaacaaaattattattattattagattataatttataaataattacaaattctatacattacaaaaacattTACATATAAGCGTAGTAGAAAGCATTATTGCTGGAAGAAATAGATACACTTCACAAAACACTGTTACCAATACGATTGAACCCTTATTCGTAATAGACCGGGCGCCCATAGAATGTATTCATGGGAAAAGCCAGAAGGTTTGATGGGCTGATTATTGAGATATATGACCAAGATTCGGGTCCTATCCTGTAAATTTACTCCGGGGACACCAAATAAGAGGGgtaaaaaatggatttaattatttgaaaagTCACACGGATAAACGTTGTTGGACATATGTGTATACAATGTTAAAACAGAAATGGCAGCAACTTTATCCTATAAGTTGCCCGAGAGGCAGTACCCCAAGTGACCACTCAAACATTGTGTTTTTCATGTCAAGAGCCACGCACCTGATTTCTTTTGTATTGTAACTGTTACACATTGGGATGCACAAAAATACCATTGACAACAAttttatcctgtaagttgccccAGACTGTAGCCCTAAAATGCCCGCCATAACAGATTTAACCATGCAAATATAAACACGGCAAATTCCTGTTACATTGTAACTATTACCCTTTGGGATATACGAGAATACCATTggcagcaactttatcctgtaagttgcctCAGACACTAAGTAGCCCAACAATTTCCGATTCCGACCCCTACAAGATTTAATAACTCGAAAACTAGATTAAATTGGCTATCAAAACAATATCTATGATCTATAGATCATATATTATATCGAACGCTTTATTAGAAATATCAGTGAGATCAAGAGAAGATATTGAGCCTCTTCTTTGAGTGCTAGTAATGAAACAATtgtaaatatctataaaaatgaTTGTCATTATTTTTTGGCTGATAAGGGGCTTAATTTCaactttaaactttttttcagcAATTTCAGGTAAAGAAACaagtctaggcctagtggaCTACCATTGGTGTCTAATCCAAAAATAAGAACAAACAATTATTAGtaacaaacaataattgttCAGTTTGTTTTGGGTTTTTGTGTTACAAGTTTTTATCagtcacatttttaaataaaattatgaaatataatacGGAATGGTAAAATATTTTATCCGCTGACCAAATATAGATAACATATTAAAACTTTACTTGTGGTGTTTCTATTCAACTTCTACTTTTTATTTCCGCGACATATCAACATTATCCACTATACTCACTGACCTTGATAtggtaaaaacaatttgaactaCTTACTACTGTGGCGAAAGGAATGGTTTAATATACAGAattttattttggaaaatgttaaGAAGTTCATCTTGTTTCCTTGTGATTTCTGCTACACATTGATTTAACCAAATTTACTCTTCGTCGTCAATTTGAAAGGCCATTTTTTGGCCCATGCAAACACATTCATGGTAACTTTCAAATATAGGCTACGTTATTTTCCTCTacggtgtttttttttaaatagaattattCCCTCCTATCATTGTTCTACTTTATGTTAACGCTATATTGTGTAACGGTAAACAATGTGAACATATTATGAACAATctcataaaataaaaagaaaacgactacaaacaaaagaaataagcgcctttgagcatttTGGTGAACATGTGATGCgcttaacaaatattattataagcCTGGAGGTATGGAAGTATTGGCGCAGAATAACATAATATAGATCTGAAAAAATCCGCCTATGAGTGAAACTGAAATACGCCATTCGAAACAaggaaataacattttaatattgtcaCTCATTAATATACTACTGTAGCTTGTGTTTCTCGCATTCATCAACGTAACTAAAGATGCCTGCTACATACTTTATTGGCCTGctaatatttgttgttgttattcCGAGTAACGCTTGGGTGTATCAATGTAAAGCTTACCCAACAACAAAGTAAGTGTTATTTTTATCGTTacttaatcatcatcatcatcttggTCGAATGTGATGATTCGGCACATTTAGGAAGTTTACCAAGGAGGTATAGtcatatttataatatagtTCAGCTATCTTGAGATTCTTTAtcataacaaataattaatctCGATGACCGATCCCAATCGATATCAATTCAGGAATATTTAATAATTCCTAagagttttatatttaatattatttgaaattttaatttgtaggcctacttcttatTGTAAGATGATGTAATCCATCTCCTTCTTTTGCCCCATGAGGGATGAATAACGATATAATTATACTGATActgataatataattaatatatacaatTGATGGTTTTCAGGAAGTGTGATCATTTCACGTTTTCTCAACTATGGCCTCCgacattttgtaaaattgaAAAAGTAAGTACCGGGAGTAAAGTAGCCTAACTAACGTTTTTGTTACTACTAAtatgaagaaaaacaaaagtgAATGTTCTTTCTATTTAACAGTGTAGCATTCCGACTGGTGTGAACACGTGGACTATCCATGGACTCTGGTAATGTAAATTATTCATctatacatactaatttgttaatttgtttggGTAGTATACATTaacagggggattaccacctatctgataggacagtgattaattcactattggtaatcctttgccacattgcctaaagacataaaataaaaataaataaaaacagataattataaagaaaatgATGGATTCTTCATTTCTTACCTTAATTTAGTACCGTACGTACTTTACATTATATTTCTTCCGGCAGGCCCGATGCTCCTAACTATTACCTTTCGTTCTGTTATCCAAAACAAGTGTTCGATCCCAATTCAATCACGGTAAGaaactatattataattatttagacTATTTGCATATGAtgcacaatcgtccaatcacaTAACCTGAATCTATGAACGTAGTGTAACGGATATggataaatgtaataattttaacGTTTAACCCGAAGGACAATTTTTTGCGTTAGTAGGATTGGTCACTTGGTGTTGCAGTAAtgattgtttattaattgtctttaaaaacaaattaatcaaTCCTACTATTATATCCATCATAGAGTTTAGCGCCGAAACTGGTTAATAATGCCTACATCATGCCATAGTCTTTTAACAAATCACAGAACCTCACAAACATCACTCACTATCTAAAAGCatcacaccaaaatcagtcctactataaactcatttatttatattatattataactttCAAAATGCGATCGGATGATCCATCACATTCTGATTGAACAATTGCGGCGCAGTTTACGTCATCTAAGTGAAACCAAACTTTACCCCGAAGAAAGTATTGCAGTGTCCTTACGTCTGGAGAACCAGAGTTTACGGTTGTTACGTAACAATGCTCATTTTTGCTGTCAAGTAAGCATAGCTTAAGATggcaaataatatatataagtatTTAATTAACAATAGGCAGCACATCCGTAAATAATATAcctttaaaaaacataaaaacaataacttcCTGGTCATTCATTAACTGTAGTCTTGTGGACAATTTGCGTCACTCATGGTTTGTAATTCACCTGAAGAGTGTGACCACTGGCCATACGAAACAAGCGTGTAGTGAATAAATATGAAGTCACCTTAGTTCATCTCGtatcgtttttttttattatttagctCTACCTCAGTGTATCAAGCACTCTATCCAGGTGATctgaattatttatatataccatgtcccgcatacctggctcagcctatatattgtgccagttctgcggtacattttatttcgaaacctgagctgcactgacgagatctaataagatcgaaacagtactctGAAGATTggatatagatatatatatatatacatatatggtctaatggttaggacatctgcatatcaagcaggcggtccgagttcgagtctcggttggggcgacattctcacagatttcctcatctttatcgtttaaaattaattaattaaatgtcattatatcaccgggcggtttagaattactgttctttgcctgattggtttttatatatataatactgtatatatgaaaTGTTGTAATTTAGTCGTGTAACTTTTAAATTAACTTTGAAGCTAAAACAGATTTTTATGTTTTCAATTGGGTGTGCTAGGACATCACGGATAAGTTGCAACTCGTATGGCCATCGTTAAAATACAACGAAGAAAATATGTATTTCTGGTAAAGACATACTTTTAATTGtgcttaatatttgttttatttatggataattcataatattcatgttttaatattacaatGTGTATAGAGTTGTTATGTGTGTTTTTCATTTACGTGGTctgttttaattgtaaatgaacaagtaaattaaaatgaaaaaataaacaaaataaaaataaacaaataaggCCTATactatgaataaaataaaacaactagAGCATTCTCAAACTGAGTGACGTTGTTGATGAAATGTTACTGATTTTTAAAGGatttactgtttatttttataattttttttcctttaGGCAAAACGAATGGTGCAAACACGGAAGTTGTGCGCTTAACTGCACGACTGAAACAGATTCAGAGAGAAATTATTTCAACAAGACGgttgatttaaataaaaagtttaGTATTGATAAGTAAGTTCTATTACAGGAAATTCTTATACTATAAACTTTGGTATTGAATCATTACAGAGCCAAACATATCTTATATATTATGATCATTTTAGACAAATGGCAAATCTTAATTACTTCTGACAAAATATCGTCATCGTAGACTAGATTACATGTAGAGTGCATGTTTTTCTGCCTAGAAGCTTGTTCCGCAacaacgcaagtgatttgacccaTCACCGGCGATGGATTTAATTGTCATTAATCAACACGCTTTTGTTGTTTACATCCTTTCGTTGTGCCTAGTAGGTGTCTTAAACTTCGTTTCCATTCGGACGCAACGCGACGACGACATAGGCACAGTGCAAGTGTTCGGATGATTCATCACATTGTGATTGAACAACTTACTTGCGGCGCAGGTTAGTCATCTAAAAGCTTGGCAaacgtgttgaccaatgacaagcgaccgttcgaataatccattggttgtgattggtcaacacactta
This genomic stretch from Antedon mediterranea chromosome 11, ecAntMedi1.1, whole genome shotgun sequence harbors:
- the LOC140062400 gene encoding ribonuclease Oy-like, with the protein product MPATYFIGLLIFVVVIPSNAWVYQCKAYPTTKKCDHFTFSQLWPPTFCKIEKCSIPTGVNTWTIHGLWPDAPNYYLSFCYPKQVFDPNSITDITDKLQLVWPSLKYNEENMYFWQNEWCKHGSCALNCTTETDSERNYFNKTVDLNKKFSIDKALSENGIVPGKSYNLTTITDALHDAFNATSIVCCSVVGGQNYLHEIHLCMTTDFTLKDCDVSMTGCKKYEPISYPSFKSSFISELSLELP